From the genome of Camelus dromedarius isolate mCamDro1 unplaced genomic scaffold, mCamDro1.pat HAP1_SCAFFOLD_12, whole genome shotgun sequence, one region includes:
- the LOC135320921 gene encoding uncharacterized protein LOC135320921 isoform X2 has translation MSFYNSVWLQNNFIILHVAGSSHVGQHGPRDFKLLAQTRPGSSWWDPSYSLGLFLPIQQVPHGSLEASPLVPSCLSVLITSCQVFQPAPEHQPEPTSALFCPDPCLLSAPPVHVSPSTFPLLPSSSHLLRPSLPQLLLQNTERIAGPPAHAQSVPAGPRVGSCNSEPGIGPKGFSALSPGRTLAPAPAPRPQLSRAKCALAASRPSRAPLSPRLASPSPLPPASSLLPGCLSSAAGPSPPLGGLCPGRAGSADPDGGGRLGLGLGLASERGYSPRPPPPPLSLTRDPGAALLSLSRYLGTSSVVWALLPGLRASGCEPQLLLLESGKGSVSAERASVSSLSVSAPV, from the exons atgtctttttataattctgtctggctacagaataacttcataatcctgcatgttgctggtagctcccatgttggacagcacgggcctagagattttaaattacttgcccagactcgcccaggaagctcgtggtgggatccgagctatagtctgggacttttccttcctatccaacaagtccctcatggaagtttagaagcttctcctttggtgcccagctgtctatccgtacttataacatcttgtcaggtgttccagcctgctcctgaacatcagccagaacccacttctgctctattttgtccag atccctgccttctctctgctcctcctgtccatgtctctccctccacttttccccttctcccctcctcctcccatcttctccgtccctcccttccccaacttctcttgcagaacacagagaggatagctggccctcctgcgcatgcgcagtctgtgccagctggaccgagggttggaagctgcaactccgagccggggatcggccccaaaggcttctcagctctttcgcccggtaggactttggctcctgccccggcgccccggccacagctgtccagggccaagtGTGCACTTGCCGcgtctcgccccagccgggctcccctcagtccgcggctggcgtccccttcccctctcccgcccgcgagttctctcctcccgggctgcctctcctcggccgccggcccgtccccgcccctgggcgggctgtgtcccgggcgggcggggtctgcggacccggacgggggcgggcggctggggctggggctggggctggcctccgagcggggctacagcccgcgtccccccccccccccgctttccctgacccgcgaccccggggctgccctcctctccctttcccgctacctggggaccagctcagtggtgtgggcgctgctccccgggctgagagcctccggctgtgaaccccagcttctcctgttggagtcgggaaaagggagcgtcagtgctgagcgagcttccgtctcctccctcagtgtttctgccccag
- the LOC135320921 gene encoding uncharacterized protein LOC135320921 isoform X1, giving the protein MSFYNSVWLQNNFIILHVAGSSHVGQHGPRDFKLLAQTRPGSSWWDPSYSLGLFLPIQQVPHGSLEASPLVPSCLSVLITSCQVFQPAPEHQPEPTSALFCPDPCLLSAPPVHVSPSTFPLLPSSSHLLRPSLPQLLLQNTERIAGPPAHAQSVPAGPRVGSCNSEPGIGPKGFSALSPGRTLAPAPAPRPQLSRAKCALAASRPSRAPLSPRLASPSPLPPASSLLPGCLSSAAGPSPPLGGLCPGRAGSADPDGGGRLGLGLGLASERGYSPRPPPPPLSLTRDPGAALLSLSRYLGTSSVVWALLPGLRASGCEPQLLLLESGKGSVSAERASVSSLSVSAPVRFGY; this is encoded by the exons atgtctttttataattctgtctggctacagaataacttcataatcctgcatgttgctggtagctcccatgttggacagcacgggcctagagattttaaattacttgcccagactcgcccaggaagctcgtggtgggatccgagctatagtctgggacttttccttcctatccaacaagtccctcatggaagtttagaagcttctcctttggtgcccagctgtctatccgtacttataacatcttgtcaggtgttccagcctgctcctgaacatcagccagaacccacttctgctctattttgtccag atccctgccttctctctgctcctcctgtccatgtctctccctccacttttccccttctcccctcctcctcccatcttctccgtccctcccttccccaacttctcttgcagaacacagagaggatagctggccctcctgcgcatgcgcagtctgtgccagctggaccgagggttggaagctgcaactccgagccggggatcggccccaaaggcttctcagctctttcgcccggtaggactttggctcctgccccggcgccccggccacagctgtccagggccaagtGTGCACTTGCCGcgtctcgccccagccgggctcccctcagtccgcggctggcgtccccttcccctctcccgcccgcgagttctctcctcccgggctgcctctcctcggccgccggcccgtccccgcccctgggcgggctgtgtcccgggcgggcggggtctgcggacccggacgggggcgggcggctggggctggggctggggctggcctccgagcggggctacagcccgcgtccccccccccccccgctttccctgacccgcgaccccggggctgccctcctctccctttcccgctacctggggaccagctcagtggtgtgggcgctgctccccgggctgagagcctccggctgtgaaccccagcttctcctgttggagtcgggaaaagggagcgtcagtgctgagcgagcttccgtctcctccctcagtgtttctgccccag